The following are encoded together in the Eriocheir sinensis breed Jianghai 21 chromosome 28, ASM2467909v1, whole genome shotgun sequence genome:
- the LOC127004480 gene encoding paired amphipathic helix protein Sin3a-like isoform X5, which yields MNRRVDDLSGRGEAVSGIVSAGGVAGGLTQGGQGVTGGPGGVGGGPGGYVRGPTITHLGTRPGQPTTPVATAGTPVPGVVPVPATTAGQGVGGAPTPLDHQPHNPASQPVFPGYAGAKVEMHTGVHHTVPAYSASLPAAPQPQGDGLSGMVEGRTVGGIGGLVSPGSIGPPPSVLQHVTTQPQVRHKVGGVANANVVHQTAAAAVGAAAAAVAAAGAATQGTGQFQRLKVEDALSYLDQVKLRFGKQPQVYNDFLDIMKEFKSQSIDTPGVIARVSQLFRGHPELIVGFNTFLPPGYKIEVSVSVPGQQTTVVHTPQGVHHHITSTHHPPPPPPPAVTVKPPHHPPPQRSLSAAVTQHPGPGLVGTHTVHNVTGGTTGPGSGGSSGVVTGGGGGGGGGGGAGGGPGGGGSGVGAGAGGGAASVSQVANVSGGNSTPSAANTSCSSNATNNTTTGTPHSTNTAPQHPNREPQPPPPPPHHHHHHHQAPAQPVEFNHAINYVNKIKLRFQGQPDIYKQFLEILHTYQKEQRHIKDGGSIPTRALTETEVYEKVAKLFENQEDLLQEFSQFLPDATNNSATQAAVSDIMDQYRTHHGSNKTVSNDHTSVKKSNIKATCGLGPGNNLVSGPGNAPNKTSSMFGLQLKRPHSGPTQTHTHSHAQPPVKKPKLGYLKDMSAAEAGKYATLAEYAFFDKVRKALRHEETYHNFLRCITLYNEEIITRSELVQLVHPFLAKFPDLLKWFKEFVGYREGSMGSSDIIPSSVAKQERISGDLAMEIDYTTCKRLGASYCALPKSYPQPKCSGRTSLCREVLNDTWVSFPSWSEDSTFVTSRKTQYEEYIYRCEDERFELDVVLETNLATMRVLEGVHKKLQRMSPEEAARFRLDDCLGGNSPTIHQRAIRRIYGDKAPDIIDGLKKNPVVAVPLVLRRLKAKDEEWREAQKGFNKIWREQNEKYYLKSLDHQGITFKQTDVKTIRSKSLLNDIETLFDERHEQAEENGEIITGPHMVLHYPDKFILDDAANLVIHHVKRQTTYHKDDKGKIKQIVRHFIPDLLFHTRQEMSDDEKDIDEDDEEEEEVKSEGKSEGGNRRDLRGRECKQVSSTQCVTTTTSTTTTPTPTNNNTNKRKTRNRGIDQEKDGDFKNSGNNNNNNHSKAKDDMKGKTAINGDATEEEKISIKTEIDDEKLEIKEEPGTTGNGSLEPDDEYRLFMCNNNWYLFLRLHQILCCRLTTMYEHAVRIAAEEAKDKKDRKEATAVALRLKPKNEIAVEDYYPAMLDMIKNVLDGNLESTAYEDTLREMFGIHAYTGFTMDKVVTGAVRQLQHLVCDDPPAQCTSMFLAEAKRGGAGGPVASAHRRLAAEQAYQKRSERLLQDENCFKVYTYKRNCRMTIELIDTEIEEGEESGGSPSTGVSHSGPMPSSNHSTIPPAVTEVERWSEYVEKYVSSVTPQISPAMQAQLSRKPVFLPRNLRSWRKLTASRQTNQDVEKGGCPEDIKPPVCPDMDAVDNTQCKFNLSSFKMVFVVNSDSYMYKKQALKRAKQSHEQVSQRMRSGLISWHSDWCARHVSEADQRAATDWFLGHTDGLRPNSTRILRINDPSRPPFAPYNKYKCELEESGGS from the exons ATGAACCGTCGTGTGGATGATCTGTCTGGACGGGGAGAGGCAGTGTCAGGCATCGTGAGTGCAGGGGGTGTTGCCGGTGGGTTGACCCAGGGGGGCCAGGGTGTCACTGGTGGCcctgggggggtgggtgggggcccTGGGGGATACGTGCGTGGACCCACCATCACTCACTTGGGAACCAGACCTGGTCAACCTACAACGCCAGTAGCAACCGCCGGGACCCCTGTGCCTGGAGTAGTGCCTGTGCCAGCCACCACCGCTGGGCAGGGGGTTGGGGGCGCGCCAACCCCCCTCGACCACCAGCCACACAACCCAGCCTCTCAGCCAG TTTTTCCAGGTTATGCCGGAGCCAAAGTGGAAATGCACACTGGAGTCCATCACACAGTCCCAGCATACTCAGCCAGCCTCCCTGCAGCACCCCAGCCCCAG gGTGATGGGCTGTCGGGCATGGTGGAAGGTCGTACAGTGGGTGGCATTGGTGGGCTGGTGTCCCCAGGTAGTATAGGACCACCTCCGTCTGTCCTGCAACAtgtaaccactcagccacaggtGCGCCATAAG gttgGAGGGGTAGCCAATGCAAATGTTGTGCATCAGACAGCAGCTGCTGCTGTGGGGGCTGCTGCTGCAGCTGTTGCAGCAGCAGGGGCTGCCACTCAGGGGACAGGCCAATTCCAAAGATTGAAAGTAGAAGATGCTCTCTCCTACTTAGATCAG GTTAAGCTGAGGTTTGGGAAGCAGCCCCAAGTCTACAATGATTTCTTGGATATTATGAAGGAGTTTAAGTCACAGTCTATCGACACCCCAGGAGTCATAGCACGCGTGTCTCAGCTGTTCCGGGGTCATCCAGAACTTATTGTTGGCTTCAACACCTTCCTCCCACCCGGCTACAAAATTGAG GTCAGTGTAAGTGTCCCTGGACAACAAACAACTGTGGTTCACACTCCACAAGGTGTTCATCACCACATCACCTCCactcaccatccaccaccacctccaccgcctgctgTCACTGTCAAGCCTCCACATCATCCACCACCTCAAAG ATCATTATCAGCTGCCGTAACTCAGCATCCTGGGCCAGGGCTTGTTGGAACTCATACTGTTCATAATGTAACTGGAGGAACCACTGGGCCAGGAAGTGGAGGGAGCAGTGGTGTTGTTACtgggggaggtgggggtgggggtgggggtggaggggctggaggaggtcctggtgggggtggtagtggtgttggtgctggagcTGGAGGAGGTGCTGCCAGTGTTAGTCAGGTAGCCAATGTTAGTGGTGGGAACAGCACTCCCTCTGCAGCAAATACCAGTTGTAGCTCAAATGCCACTAATAACACCACAACAGGGACGCCACACTCCACTAACACAGCCCCACAGCACCCAAACCGAGaacctcagccaccaccacctccccctcatcatcaccatcaccatcatcaggctCCAGCACAACCTGTGGAATTCAACCATGCAATTAATTATGTTAATAAGATAAAG TTACGATTTCAAGGTCAGCCAGATATTTACAAACAGTTCCTAGAGATCCTACACACTTACCAGAAGGAACAACGGCATATCAAGGATGGAGGATCCATTCCCACTCGGGCTCTCACAGAAACAGAAGTCTACGAGAAG GTTGCAAAATTGTTTGAAAATCAAGAGGACCTGTTACAAGAGTTTAGTCAGTTTTTGCCAGATGCTACCAACAACTCTGCAACCCAGGCAGCTGTTTCTGATATTATGGATCAATATCGCACTCACCATGGG AGCAACAAGACTGTCAGTAATGATCACACGTCTGTGAAGAAGTCAAACATAAAAGCCACATGTGGGCTGGGGCCAGGAAACAATCTGGTCAGTGGGCCTGGCAATGCCCCCAACAAAACCTCAAGCATGTTTGGGCTTCAGCTAAAGCGGCCACACTCAGGGCCCACGCAGACCCACACTCACTCACATGCTCAGCCTCCTGTAAAGAAGCCAAAGCTTGGATACCTGAAGGACATGAGTGCTGCAGAAGCTGGGAAGTATGCTACCTTGGCAGAGTATGCTTTCTTTGACAAG gTGCGGAAAGCTCTGCGACACGAAGAAACATACCACAACTTTTTGAGATGTATTACATTGTACAATGAAGAAATTATTACTCGCTCAGAGCTAGTGCAACTAGTCCACCCATTCCTTGCCAAGTTCCCAGATCTCCTCAAGTGGTTTAAG GAGTTTGTGGGATACAGAGAAGGATCGATGGGTTCTTCAGACATTATTCCCTCATCCGTTGCCAAACAGGAAAGAATAAGTGGTGATTTAGCCATGGAAATAG aTTACACAACATGCAAGAGGCTAGGAGCCTCCTATTGTGCTCTCCCCAAGTCATATCCTCAACCAAAATGTTCTGGTCGCACAAGTTTGTGCCGGGAAGTCCTCAATGACACTTGGGTGTCATTTCCTTCTTGGTCAGAGGATTCCACATTTGTTACTTCTCGGAAAACACAGTATGAAGAGTATATTTATCGATGTGAAGATGAGAGGTTTGAG CTTGATGTCGTCCTTGAGACAAATCTAGCCACTATGAGGGTACTGGAAGGTGTACACAAGAAGCTTCAGAGAATGAGTCCAGAGGAAGCTGCAAGGTTTAGATTAGACGACTGCCTAGGAGGCAACTCCCCCACGATACACCAAAGGGCTATTCGCAGAATATATGGTGACAAAGCTCCTGATATCATAGATGGACTAAAGAAGAACCCAGTCGTTGCAGTGCCTTTGGTGTTGAGGAGGCTAAAAGCAAAG gatgaagaatggagagaagctCAGAAAGGTTTCAATAAAATATGGAGAGAACAGAATGAAAAATACTACCTAAAGTCCTTAGATCATCAGGGTATTACTTTTAAGCAGACTGATGTCAAAACCATCCGATCAAAAAGTTTGCTGAATGACATAGAAACATTATTTGATGAG CGTCATGAGCAAgcagaagaaaatggggaaatcaTCACTGGGCCTCACATGGTTCTCCATTATCCGGACAAATTTATTCTAGACGATGCAGCAAACTTAGTCATTCATCACGTCAAAAGACAAACTACATACCATAAAGATGACAAAGGCAAAATCAAGCAAATAGTCAGACATTTCATTCCTGATCTCCTCTTCCACACCAGACAGGAGATGTCTGATGACGAGAAGGATATAGATG aagatgatgaagaggaggaagaagttaagaGTGAGGGTAAAAGTGAAGGAGGCAATCGTCGGGATCTCAGAGGCCGTGAATGCAAACAAGTGTCATCCACGCAATgtgtcacaaccaccacctccaccaccaccacccccacccccacaaacaacaacaccaataagAGGAAAACCAGAAACAGAGGAATTGatcaagaaaaagatggagactTCAAAAACAGtggaaataataacaacaataatcatagtaaagccAAAGATGATATGAAGGGTAAAACTGCCATTAATGGTGATgcaacagaggaggaaaagatcagCATCAAAACTGAAATAGATGATGAAAAgttggaaataaaggaagaacctGGTACCACTGGGAATGGAAGCTTGGAACCA GATGATGAATACCGGCTGTTTATGTGCAACAACAATTGGTATCTTTTCCTTCGATTACATCAAATTCTGTGCTGTAGACTCACCACAATGTATGAACATGCAGTCAGAATTGCAGCTGAAGAAGCTAAGgataagaaagacaggaaggaagcaaCAGCAGTTGCCTTGCGTCTCAAACCGAAAA ATGAGATTGCTGTTGAAGACTACTATCCTGCCATGCTTGATATGATAAAGAACGTGCTGGATGGCAACTTGGAATCAACAGCATATGAAGATACGTTGAGGGAGATGTTTGGCATCCACGCCTACACTGGATTCACCATGGATAAG GTTGTAACAGGAGCTGTGAGACAACTCCAACATTTGGTATGTGATGATCCTCCTGCCCAGTGCACATCCATGTTCCTAGCTGAGGCCAAGCGAGGGGGTGCTGGGGGTCCTGTGGCCTCTGCACACCGAAGGTTGGCTGCTGAACAGGCATATCAGAAGAGATCAGAAAGGCTCTTGCAAGATGAAAACTGCTTCAAAGTTTATACA TACAAACGGAATTGCAGGATGACAATTGAGTTAATAGACACTGAgattgaagaaggagaagagagtggagggagtCCAAGTACTGGAGTGAGTCACAGTGGTCCAATGCCATCCTCTAATCATTCCACCATTCCACCGGCTGTAACagaagtggagagatggagtgaATATGTTGAAAAATATGTCTCCTCTGTTACACCAcag ATCTCTCCTGCTATGCAGGCCCAGCTGTCCAGAAAGCCAGTATTTTTACCAAGAAACCTACGTTCCTGGCGGAAATTAACAGCATCTCGGCAAACCAATCAAGACGTTGAAAA gggAGGCTGCCCAGAAGATATCAAACCACCTGTCTGTCCTGACATGGATGCTGTTGACAACACTCAGTGCAAATTCAACCTGTCTTCATTCAAGATGGTCTTCGTAGTCAATAGTGATTCATACATGTACAAGAAACAAGCACTCAAAAGAGCTAAGCAG AGTCATGAACAAGTGAGTCAAAGGATGCGCAGTGGCTTAATATCCTGGCACAGTGACTGGTGTGCAAGACATGTCTCGGAGGCAGACCAGAGAGCTGCCACGGACTGGTTTTTGGGACATACGGATGGGTTGCGGCCAAACAGTACTAGAATATTGCGCATTAATGATCCCTCCCGACCACCCTTTGCACCCTACAATAAGTACAAGTGTGAACTTGAGGAGAGTGGTGGGTCCTAA
- the LOC127004480 gene encoding paired amphipathic helix protein Sin3a-like isoform X2 — MNRRVDDLSGRGEAVSGIVSAGGVAGGLTQGGQGVTGGPGGVGGGPGGYVRGPTITHLGTRPGQPTTPVATAGTPVPGVVPVPATTAGQGVGGAPTPLDHQPHNPASQPVFPGYAGAKVEMHTGVHHTVPAYSASLPAAPQPQGDGLSGMVEGRTVGGIGGLVSPGSIGPPPSVLQHVTTQPQVRHKVGGVANANVVHQTAAAAVGAAAAAVAAAGAATQGTGQFQRLKVEDALSYLDQVKLRFGKQPQVYNDFLDIMKEFKSQSIDTPGVIARVSQLFRGHPELIVGFNTFLPPGYKIEVQGNEQVSVSVPGQQTTVVHTPQGVHHHITSTHHPPPPPPPAVTVKPPHHPPPQRSLSAAVTQHPGPGLVGTHTVHNVTGGTTGPGSGGSSGVVTGGGGGGGGGGGAGGGPGGGGSGVGAGAGGGAASVSQVANVSGGNSTPSAANTSCSSNATNNTTTGTPHSTNTAPQHPNREPQPPPPPPHHHHHHHQAPAQPVEFNHAINYVNKIKLRFQGQPDIYKQFLEILHTYQKEQRHIKDGGSIPTRALTETEVYEKVAKLFENQEDLLQEFSQFLPDATNNSATQAAVSDIMDQYRTHHGSNKTVSNDHTSVKKSNIKATCGLGPGNNLVSGPGNAPNKTSSMFGLQLKRPHSGPTQTHTHSHAQPPVKKPKLGYLKDMSAAEAGKYATLAEYAFFDKVRKALRHEETYHNFLRCITLYNEEIITRSELVQLVHPFLAKFPDLLKWFKEFVGYREGSMGSSDIIPSSVAKQERISGDLAMEIDYTTCKRLGASYCALPKSYPQPKCSGRTSLCREVLNDTWVSFPSWSEDSTFVTSRKTQYEEYIYRCEDERFELDVVLETNLATMRVLEGVHKKLQRMSPEEAARFRLDDCLGGNSPTIHQRAIRRIYGDKAPDIIDGLKKNPVVAVPLVLRRLKAKDEEWREAQKGFNKIWREQNEKYYLKSLDHQGITFKQTDVKTIRSKSLLNDIETLFDERHEQAEENGEIITGPHMVLHYPDKFILDDAANLVIHHVKRQTTYHKDDKGKIKQIVRHFIPDLLFHTRQEMSDDEKDIDEDDEEEEEVKSEGKSEGGNRRDLRGRECKQVSSTQCVTTTTSTTTTPTPTNNNTNKRKTRNRGIDQEKDGDFKNSGNNNNNNHSKAKDDMKGKTAINGDATEEEKISIKTEIDDEKLEIKEEPGTTGNGSLEPDDEYRLFMCNNNWYLFLRLHQILCCRLTTMYEHAVRIAAEEAKDKKDRKEATAVALRLKPKNEIAVEDYYPAMLDMIKNVLDGNLESTAYEDTLREMFGIHAYTGFTMDKVVTGAVRQLQHLVCDDPPAQCTSMFLAEAKRGGAGGPVASAHRRLAAEQAYQKRSERLLQDENCFKVYTYKRNCRMTIELIDTEIEEGEESGGSPSTGVSHSGPMPSSNHSTIPPAVTEVERWSEYVEKYVSSVTPQISPAMQAQLSRKPVFLPRNLRSWRKLTASRQTNQDVEKGGCPEDIKPPVCPDMDAVDNTQCKFNLSSFKMVFVVNSDSYMYKKQALKRAKQSHEQVSQRMRSGLISWHSDWCARHVSEADQRAATDWFLGHTDGLRPNSTRILRINDPSRPPFAPYNKYKCELEESGGS; from the exons ATGAACCGTCGTGTGGATGATCTGTCTGGACGGGGAGAGGCAGTGTCAGGCATCGTGAGTGCAGGGGGTGTTGCCGGTGGGTTGACCCAGGGGGGCCAGGGTGTCACTGGTGGCcctgggggggtgggtgggggcccTGGGGGATACGTGCGTGGACCCACCATCACTCACTTGGGAACCAGACCTGGTCAACCTACAACGCCAGTAGCAACCGCCGGGACCCCTGTGCCTGGAGTAGTGCCTGTGCCAGCCACCACCGCTGGGCAGGGGGTTGGGGGCGCGCCAACCCCCCTCGACCACCAGCCACACAACCCAGCCTCTCAGCCAG TTTTTCCAGGTTATGCCGGAGCCAAAGTGGAAATGCACACTGGAGTCCATCACACAGTCCCAGCATACTCAGCCAGCCTCCCTGCAGCACCCCAGCCCCAG gGTGATGGGCTGTCGGGCATGGTGGAAGGTCGTACAGTGGGTGGCATTGGTGGGCTGGTGTCCCCAGGTAGTATAGGACCACCTCCGTCTGTCCTGCAACAtgtaaccactcagccacaggtGCGCCATAAG gttgGAGGGGTAGCCAATGCAAATGTTGTGCATCAGACAGCAGCTGCTGCTGTGGGGGCTGCTGCTGCAGCTGTTGCAGCAGCAGGGGCTGCCACTCAGGGGACAGGCCAATTCCAAAGATTGAAAGTAGAAGATGCTCTCTCCTACTTAGATCAG GTTAAGCTGAGGTTTGGGAAGCAGCCCCAAGTCTACAATGATTTCTTGGATATTATGAAGGAGTTTAAGTCACAGTCTATCGACACCCCAGGAGTCATAGCACGCGTGTCTCAGCTGTTCCGGGGTCATCCAGAACTTATTGTTGGCTTCAACACCTTCCTCCCACCCGGCTACAAAATTGAGGTGCAAGGGAATGAGCAG GTCAGTGTAAGTGTCCCTGGACAACAAACAACTGTGGTTCACACTCCACAAGGTGTTCATCACCACATCACCTCCactcaccatccaccaccacctccaccgcctgctgTCACTGTCAAGCCTCCACATCATCCACCACCTCAAAG ATCATTATCAGCTGCCGTAACTCAGCATCCTGGGCCAGGGCTTGTTGGAACTCATACTGTTCATAATGTAACTGGAGGAACCACTGGGCCAGGAAGTGGAGGGAGCAGTGGTGTTGTTACtgggggaggtgggggtgggggtgggggtggaggggctggaggaggtcctggtgggggtggtagtggtgttggtgctggagcTGGAGGAGGTGCTGCCAGTGTTAGTCAGGTAGCCAATGTTAGTGGTGGGAACAGCACTCCCTCTGCAGCAAATACCAGTTGTAGCTCAAATGCCACTAATAACACCACAACAGGGACGCCACACTCCACTAACACAGCCCCACAGCACCCAAACCGAGaacctcagccaccaccacctccccctcatcatcaccatcaccatcatcaggctCCAGCACAACCTGTGGAATTCAACCATGCAATTAATTATGTTAATAAGATAAAG TTACGATTTCAAGGTCAGCCAGATATTTACAAACAGTTCCTAGAGATCCTACACACTTACCAGAAGGAACAACGGCATATCAAGGATGGAGGATCCATTCCCACTCGGGCTCTCACAGAAACAGAAGTCTACGAGAAG GTTGCAAAATTGTTTGAAAATCAAGAGGACCTGTTACAAGAGTTTAGTCAGTTTTTGCCAGATGCTACCAACAACTCTGCAACCCAGGCAGCTGTTTCTGATATTATGGATCAATATCGCACTCACCATGGG AGCAACAAGACTGTCAGTAATGATCACACGTCTGTGAAGAAGTCAAACATAAAAGCCACATGTGGGCTGGGGCCAGGAAACAATCTGGTCAGTGGGCCTGGCAATGCCCCCAACAAAACCTCAAGCATGTTTGGGCTTCAGCTAAAGCGGCCACACTCAGGGCCCACGCAGACCCACACTCACTCACATGCTCAGCCTCCTGTAAAGAAGCCAAAGCTTGGATACCTGAAGGACATGAGTGCTGCAGAAGCTGGGAAGTATGCTACCTTGGCAGAGTATGCTTTCTTTGACAAG gTGCGGAAAGCTCTGCGACACGAAGAAACATACCACAACTTTTTGAGATGTATTACATTGTACAATGAAGAAATTATTACTCGCTCAGAGCTAGTGCAACTAGTCCACCCATTCCTTGCCAAGTTCCCAGATCTCCTCAAGTGGTTTAAG GAGTTTGTGGGATACAGAGAAGGATCGATGGGTTCTTCAGACATTATTCCCTCATCCGTTGCCAAACAGGAAAGAATAAGTGGTGATTTAGCCATGGAAATAG aTTACACAACATGCAAGAGGCTAGGAGCCTCCTATTGTGCTCTCCCCAAGTCATATCCTCAACCAAAATGTTCTGGTCGCACAAGTTTGTGCCGGGAAGTCCTCAATGACACTTGGGTGTCATTTCCTTCTTGGTCAGAGGATTCCACATTTGTTACTTCTCGGAAAACACAGTATGAAGAGTATATTTATCGATGTGAAGATGAGAGGTTTGAG CTTGATGTCGTCCTTGAGACAAATCTAGCCACTATGAGGGTACTGGAAGGTGTACACAAGAAGCTTCAGAGAATGAGTCCAGAGGAAGCTGCAAGGTTTAGATTAGACGACTGCCTAGGAGGCAACTCCCCCACGATACACCAAAGGGCTATTCGCAGAATATATGGTGACAAAGCTCCTGATATCATAGATGGACTAAAGAAGAACCCAGTCGTTGCAGTGCCTTTGGTGTTGAGGAGGCTAAAAGCAAAG gatgaagaatggagagaagctCAGAAAGGTTTCAATAAAATATGGAGAGAACAGAATGAAAAATACTACCTAAAGTCCTTAGATCATCAGGGTATTACTTTTAAGCAGACTGATGTCAAAACCATCCGATCAAAAAGTTTGCTGAATGACATAGAAACATTATTTGATGAG CGTCATGAGCAAgcagaagaaaatggggaaatcaTCACTGGGCCTCACATGGTTCTCCATTATCCGGACAAATTTATTCTAGACGATGCAGCAAACTTAGTCATTCATCACGTCAAAAGACAAACTACATACCATAAAGATGACAAAGGCAAAATCAAGCAAATAGTCAGACATTTCATTCCTGATCTCCTCTTCCACACCAGACAGGAGATGTCTGATGACGAGAAGGATATAGATG aagatgatgaagaggaggaagaagttaagaGTGAGGGTAAAAGTGAAGGAGGCAATCGTCGGGATCTCAGAGGCCGTGAATGCAAACAAGTGTCATCCACGCAATgtgtcacaaccaccacctccaccaccaccacccccacccccacaaacaacaacaccaataagAGGAAAACCAGAAACAGAGGAATTGatcaagaaaaagatggagactTCAAAAACAGtggaaataataacaacaataatcatagtaaagccAAAGATGATATGAAGGGTAAAACTGCCATTAATGGTGATgcaacagaggaggaaaagatcagCATCAAAACTGAAATAGATGATGAAAAgttggaaataaaggaagaacctGGTACCACTGGGAATGGAAGCTTGGAACCA GATGATGAATACCGGCTGTTTATGTGCAACAACAATTGGTATCTTTTCCTTCGATTACATCAAATTCTGTGCTGTAGACTCACCACAATGTATGAACATGCAGTCAGAATTGCAGCTGAAGAAGCTAAGgataagaaagacaggaaggaagcaaCAGCAGTTGCCTTGCGTCTCAAACCGAAAA ATGAGATTGCTGTTGAAGACTACTATCCTGCCATGCTTGATATGATAAAGAACGTGCTGGATGGCAACTTGGAATCAACAGCATATGAAGATACGTTGAGGGAGATGTTTGGCATCCACGCCTACACTGGATTCACCATGGATAAG GTTGTAACAGGAGCTGTGAGACAACTCCAACATTTGGTATGTGATGATCCTCCTGCCCAGTGCACATCCATGTTCCTAGCTGAGGCCAAGCGAGGGGGTGCTGGGGGTCCTGTGGCCTCTGCACACCGAAGGTTGGCTGCTGAACAGGCATATCAGAAGAGATCAGAAAGGCTCTTGCAAGATGAAAACTGCTTCAAAGTTTATACA TACAAACGGAATTGCAGGATGACAATTGAGTTAATAGACACTGAgattgaagaaggagaagagagtggagggagtCCAAGTACTGGAGTGAGTCACAGTGGTCCAATGCCATCCTCTAATCATTCCACCATTCCACCGGCTGTAACagaagtggagagatggagtgaATATGTTGAAAAATATGTCTCCTCTGTTACACCAcag ATCTCTCCTGCTATGCAGGCCCAGCTGTCCAGAAAGCCAGTATTTTTACCAAGAAACCTACGTTCCTGGCGGAAATTAACAGCATCTCGGCAAACCAATCAAGACGTTGAAAA gggAGGCTGCCCAGAAGATATCAAACCACCTGTCTGTCCTGACATGGATGCTGTTGACAACACTCAGTGCAAATTCAACCTGTCTTCATTCAAGATGGTCTTCGTAGTCAATAGTGATTCATACATGTACAAGAAACAAGCACTCAAAAGAGCTAAGCAG AGTCATGAACAAGTGAGTCAAAGGATGCGCAGTGGCTTAATATCCTGGCACAGTGACTGGTGTGCAAGACATGTCTCGGAGGCAGACCAGAGAGCTGCCACGGACTGGTTTTTGGGACATACGGATGGGTTGCGGCCAAACAGTACTAGAATATTGCGCATTAATGATCCCTCCCGACCACCCTTTGCACCCTACAATAAGTACAAGTGTGAACTTGAGGAGAGTGGTGGGTCCTAA